Proteins co-encoded in one Phalacrocorax carbo chromosome 5, bPhaCar2.1, whole genome shotgun sequence genomic window:
- the PLEKHG3 gene encoding LOW QUALITY PROTEIN: pleckstrin homology domain-containing family G member 3 (The sequence of the model RefSeq protein was modified relative to this genomic sequence to represent the inferred CDS: substituted 1 base at 1 genomic stop codon), with amino-acid sequence MPVPACLQHPTLSPVLEPGRAMEEPAGSGAEPWAEGLHNSNNNASPGGWPGARSGHPLAPFGSAGAEPSYLGRVVLEIVESERTYVRDLRSIVEGYLGKIIDSEEPVLRPEQVSALFGNIEDIYELSSTLLQNLESCGSDPVAVAVCFVTRSQEFAIYTQYCNNYPSSVAALAECMRSKPQARFLRECQERLRHALPLGAYLLKPVQRILKYHLLLQEIAKHFEHKSGDDYEVVLEAIDTMTCVAWYINDMKRKHEHAIRQQEIQSLLLGWKGPDLTSYGELVLEGTFRVQRVRHERAVFLFDKTLLITKRRGDHYIYKSHIPCSSLMLIESTRDSLCFSLAHYKHSKQQHSLQAKSVEEKRVWTHHIKRLILENHHAIIPQKAKEAILEMDLFHPPRLPRCSPERLKKSWSCQPLDDTAAELRQGRRQSEPFQHQDHVETLPDQQHRHMGRRQSEPAKQILRQLGEQGLKVRPGSRVGCGAQCPPALARYLPGGHGVLSPVLAPEXHAGSDGALLEVGEPPEHPSAWVAAEDVVEEEEEEEALGKDFQEELPGAGDLPVEPQEEQTEGHPPVPEVPKRPSSWGPGSCEKVSAALQPLPGGPRGPSTHPPTPPQAGSAVEHPKGPGAPETPSLEGTPAPVLPGGEGEPDRAAEDLQGLSSEEEEEEEEEEGAASSILPPSVLDQASVIAERFGGGSSFSRRSSLALEGPAGRLASRSDSILSLDGGPPLEAVEPGGSRSTIPSPEPLTGTRRESQLSSRDRLLLDKIKSYYGHAENRDASFSVCRRESLSFIPKGLVRSSVSRLNGLPRPPASPEPPAQPAPGEPEVPPEEPCRENGLQPPEPLLILEEDDLGAVGEGPPAGPPPRLLLTPPQHPGTKVYQLARQYSLRIKSHRARARCAPAQREEGDPCTGTPPVAVPQGRGPAVLPSPGTPRSPPSPGSAEPFTWPDVRELRARFGAPRPPPVSRSRSAPEGPCRGGRPVEKERGSGRSRSAEAGGGSSTPRPAPARHGSDGALWVAAEASLGPGQQVLVLERLPAPAEPHAYVQIRSPTTREKICLKAVVERCKAYQASEEYRRRCPEPPDTPEPPRPGLVRDLRQKFQTLDAAS; translated from the exons ATGCCGGTGCccgcctgcctgcagcaccctaCCCTGAGCCCGGTGCTGGAGCCCGGCCGCGCCATGGAGGAGCCGGCCGGCAGCGGGGCCGAGCCGTGGGCCGAGGGGCtgcacaacagcaacaacaacgCTTCCCCGGGGGGGTGGCCGGGCGCCCGCAGCGGGCATCCCCTGGCACCTTTCGGCAGCGCCGGGGCTGAGCCCAGCTACCTGGGGCGGGTGGTGCTGGAGATCGTGGAGTCGGAGCGCACCTACGTCCGTGACCTGCGCAGCATCGTGGAG GGTTACCTGGGCAAGATCATCGACTCGGAGGAGCCGGTGCTGCGGCCGGAGCAGGTCAGCGCGCTTTTCGGCAACATCGAGGATATCTACGAGCTCAGCAG caccctgctgcaaaACCTGGAGAGCTGCGGCAGTGACCCTGTGGCCGTGGCCGTCTGCTTCGTCACCCGG AGCCAGGAGTTCGCCATCTACACCCAGTACTGCAACAACTACCCCAG CTCGGTGGCGGCGCTGGCCGAGTGCATGAGGAGCAAGCCGCAGGCTCGGTTCCTCCGCGAGTGCCAGGAGCGGCTGCGGCACGCTCTGCCCCTCGGTGCCTACCTGCTCAAGCCCGTCCAGAGGATCCTCAAGTACCACTTGCTGCTCCAG GAGATTGCCAAACACTTCGAGCACAAGTCAGGGGACGACTATGAGGTGGTCCTGGAGGCCATCGACACCATGACCTGCGTCGCCTGGTACATCAACGACATGAAGCGCAAGCACGAGCACGCCATCCGCCAGCAG GAGATCCAGtcgctgctgctgggctggaaggggccGGACCTGACCAGCTACGGGGAGCTGGTGCTGGAGGGCACCTTCCGGGTGCAGCGGGTGCGCCACGAGCGCGCCGTCTTCCTCTTTGACAAGACCCTCCTCATCACCAAGCGTCGTGGCGACCACTACATCTACAAGAGCCACATCccg TGCTCCTCGCTGATGCTGATTGAGAGCACGCGGGACTCCCTCTGCTTCAGCCTGGCTCACTACAAGcacagcaaacagcagcacagcctgcag GCCAAAAGCGTGGAGGAGAAGCGTGTGTGGACTCACCATATTAAGCGGCTGATCCTGGAGAACCACCATGCCATCATACCCCAGAAG GCTAAGGAAGCCATCCTGGAGATGGACTTGTTCC ATCCCCCGCGCCTGCCCCGCTGCAGCCCCGAGCGCCTGAAGAAGAGCTGGTCCTGCCAGCCCCTGGATGACACGGCTGCCGAGCTGCGCCAGGGCCGCCGGCAGTCTG AGCCCTTCCAGCACCAGGACCACGTGGAGACGCTGCCagaccagcagcacaggcacatGGGGCGCAGGCAGTCAG AGCCTGCCAAGCAGATCCTGCGGCAGCTGGGTGAACAAG GGCTCAAGGTAAGGCCGGGGAGCAGGGTGGGTTGCGgtgcccagtgtcccccagccctggcacgcTACTTGCCAGGGGGGCACGGGGTGCTGAGCCCAGTGCTCGCCCCTGAGTAGCACGCTGGCAGCGATGGGGCTCTCCTGGAGGTGGGGGAGCCCCCCGAGCACCCCAGCGCCTGGGTGGCAGCTGAGGACGTggtggaggaagaagaggaggaggaggctttGGGCAAGGACTTCCAGGAGGAGCTGCCTGGGGCCGGGGACCTGCCAGTGGAACCCCAGGAGGAGCAG ACTGAGGGGCACCCACCGGTGCCAGAGGTACCCAAGCGGCCAAGCAGCTGGGGGCCGGGGAGCTGCGAGAAGGTCAGTGCGGCTCTGCAGCCCTTGcccgggggtcccaggggacccagcacccacccacccacccctccgCAGGCTGGCAGCGCTGTGGAGCACCCCAAGGGGCCGGGGGCACCCGAAACCCCATCCTTGGAGGGGACCCCAGCACCAGTGCTGCCTGGCGGGGAGGGGGAACCAGACCGCGCTGCGGAGGATTTGCAGGGGCTgagcagtgaggaggaggaggaagaagaagaagaagaaggagctGCCAGTAGTATCCTGCCACCATCAGTGCTGGACCAGGCCAGCGTCATCGCCGAGCGCTTTGGTGGCGGCAGCAGCTTCTCCCGCCGCAGCAGCCTGGCGCTggaggggccggcggggcggctGGCCAGCCGCAGCGACAGCATCCTCAGCCTGGACGGTGGCCCCCCGCTTGAGGCCGTGGAGCCCGGGGGGTCCCGCAGCACCATCCCCTCGCCCGAGCCCCTCACCGGAACCCGCCGGGAGTCGCAGCTCTCCAGCCGGGACCGCCTGCTTCTCGACAAGATCAAGAGCTATTACGGCCACGCTGAGAACCGGGATGCCAGCTTCAGCGTCTGCCGCCGTGAGAGCCTCTCCTTCATCCCTAAGGGGCTGGTGCGAAGCTCCGTCTCCCGTCTCAAcggcctcccccggcccccggcgagccccgagccccccgcccAGCCAGCGCCAGGGGAGCCCGAGGTGCCACCAGAGGAGCCGTGCCGGGAGAAcgggctgcagccccccgaGCCACTGCTCATCTTGGAGGAGGACGACCTGGGTGCCGTGGGCGAGGGGCCGCCGGCCGGGCCACCACCGCGGCTGCTGctgacccccccccagcaccccggcaCCAAGGTGTACCAGCTGGCGCGGCAGTACAGCCTCCGCATCAAAAGCCACCGCGCCAGAGCCCGATGTGCCCCGGCGCAGCGAGAGGAGGGGGACCCATGCACCGGCACCCCCCCAGTGGCTGTGCCACAGGGCAGGGGACCAGCGGTGTTGCCCTCCCCGGGCACCCCCCGCAGTCCCCCAAGCCCTGGCAGTGCTGAACCCTTCACCTGGCCCGACGTGCGGGAGCTTCGTGCCCGTTTcggcgccccgcggcccccgccaGTGAGCCGCAGCCGCTCGGCGCCCGAGGGGCCGTGCCGGGGTGGCCGGCCGGTTGAGAAGGAGCGGGGCAGTGGCCGGAGCCGGAGCGCTGAGGCAGGCGGGGGGTCCAGCACCCCTCGGCCGGCACCGGCGCGGCATGGCAGCGATGGGGCTCTGTGGGTGGCTGCAGAGGCGTCCCTGGGCCCTGGGCAGCAGGTGCTGGTGCTGGAGCGGCTGCCGGCCCCTGCCGAGCCCCACGCCTACGTGCAGATCCGTTCGCCCACCACCCGGGAGAAGATCTGCTTGAAGGCGGTAGTGGAACGTTGCAAAGCCTACCAGGCCTCCGAGGAGTACCGGCGACGCTGCCCCGAGCCCCCCGACACCCCtgagcccccccgccccggcctcGTCAGGGACCTGCGGCAGAAATTTCAGACCCTCGACGCTGCCAGCTAG